Proteins found in one Streptococcus criceti HS-6 genomic segment:
- a CDS encoding helicase-related protein, whose protein sequence is MALDNYIPEIGTENRIDNKLRTMRGAIGGLMEHSNKIRIASGYFRLSGIVELEDDFRQFFARSERNKIELLISNQYDTKNTDTRTVLGIAEGSVDYSTESFFLDNQFYQELVKWIKTGRIEVKIFVDEKFYETHSRADIAFLHGKAYLFSASDEYISNSVLIGSSNFTYGGLVANRELNMVTADSFPTIREWFDEMWTEYSEPYADKLLSDLEYQKDHYSKPKIIYTPVEYFYWNLGKYFGKKASETLVTRVKEIEQDLPYPSRKDGKKYFAHQFYGILHVYQALKEFDTQVLADGVGLGKTLEAASIIKLYLQDLLLKNDKRKVLILANDRLREQWVDELGNVGGDFSRIDITTRQKFTGLTEEEIHSYAEMYSLVVIDEAHEGFLRKNNKAYQNMQAMIHYARRTQSRTIRGLLLTATPWNNSREDVIRLGLLFLNIDKVPKQRQYYNYILTNREKLLYDVKDSGNYNHNAYVEFWKDLFYQRTRTSLANDQYLSDRYPRREFPLEESEEPFTITYSPEVSQSLSEILERLIELKLPYQDTVWQYFGSDKESNVILRQRFQLLRRVDSSNAAFGKSLENIKNKLELFQKDILNLQNETLTQVKKYFYSKVNEDYAEDFTDSEEGFDFGSDLEEYEIDLNKSQRDRIRLIDEKLSEQTLTPLLTEMLEDTSNDIQSLDEILEQWGITSKQDEKQKIIIDQIKEIISKGEKVLIFSEFSDTVENYFQEMIADKAILEAGIGMIHGSTNRINHGESTKKEVLGRFSPISKSYELFDKKEISILIGTDAISTGQNLQDADHIMTIELPYNPMRLEQRIGRIDRPKIKGENKICVYAFPSEEIISAELKLSERFENKAKGAATDTEGDFKLPFVHEGSYKGLVESLSESNSDEKNIQDELLASVSEFEARERVRDFYEKIGDDFTKNREFQFFPYSFNHKESLLLFQVEFNDVNGKFIQKTAPTLWNIASGNELSFMEAENRVRKILKKDAFIEVSEATSLINDYNNNQVEILKKMVEYYNKDLKTVTELEQQPTYILELRKTLMDNMLGHRKNFLDQNINGKAFYKIVHSLDQMGFNSEQQMFLRNLKDNEGKLSTFKINENIWKNLGRFIDVFSESTHNAENIVLEKNTNNRANTKRSTLEVIAGVLSTN, encoded by the coding sequence ATGGCATTAGATAATTATATTCCTGAAATTGGTACTGAAAATCGCATAGATAATAAGTTGAGGACCATGCGAGGTGCTATCGGTGGTCTTATGGAACATAGCAATAAAATAAGAATTGCCAGTGGTTATTTTCGACTAAGTGGAATTGTTGAGCTAGAAGATGATTTTAGACAGTTCTTTGCGCGCTCAGAAAGAAATAAGATAGAGCTCTTAATAAGTAATCAATATGATACAAAAAACACTGATACACGAACTGTTTTAGGAATTGCTGAAGGCTCAGTTGATTACAGTACAGAGTCTTTCTTTTTGGATAATCAATTTTATCAGGAGTTAGTCAAGTGGATTAAGACTGGGCGTATTGAAGTAAAAATTTTTGTAGATGAAAAATTTTATGAAACTCATTCTAGAGCTGATATCGCATTTTTACATGGTAAGGCCTATTTATTTTCGGCCTCTGACGAATACATCAGCAACAGTGTCTTAATTGGCTCATCTAATTTTACTTATGGTGGCCTTGTTGCTAATAGAGAATTAAATATGGTTACTGCGGATTCATTTCCTACAATTAGGGAGTGGTTTGATGAAATGTGGACAGAATACTCTGAGCCCTATGCAGATAAATTACTGAGTGATCTTGAATATCAAAAAGATCATTATTCAAAACCTAAAATTATTTATACTCCAGTAGAATATTTTTATTGGAATTTAGGAAAATATTTTGGCAAAAAGGCTTCAGAAACTCTGGTTACTCGGGTAAAAGAGATTGAGCAAGATTTACCTTATCCTAGTCGTAAAGACGGTAAGAAATATTTTGCCCATCAGTTCTATGGAATTTTACATGTTTACCAAGCTTTAAAAGAGTTCGATACTCAAGTTCTAGCAGATGGAGTCGGTTTAGGAAAAACCTTAGAAGCCGCTAGTATCATCAAATTGTATCTTCAAGATTTATTGCTAAAAAATGATAAACGAAAGGTATTAATTTTGGCGAATGATCGTTTGAGGGAACAGTGGGTAGATGAACTTGGAAATGTTGGAGGAGACTTTTCTCGAATTGATATTACCACGCGTCAAAAATTTACTGGATTAACTGAGGAAGAAATACATTCCTATGCAGAAATGTACTCTTTAGTTGTTATTGACGAGGCACATGAAGGTTTTCTACGTAAAAATAATAAGGCTTACCAAAATATGCAAGCTATGATTCATTACGCAAGAAGAACTCAAAGTCGTACAATTAGAGGATTATTGTTAACAGCTACACCGTGGAATAACTCCAGAGAGGATGTTATTCGCTTGGGATTGCTCTTTTTAAATATTGATAAAGTTCCAAAACAACGTCAATATTATAACTATATATTAACTAATCGTGAGAAGTTACTATATGATGTTAAAGATAGTGGAAACTATAATCATAATGCTTACGTAGAATTTTGGAAAGATTTGTTTTATCAACGTACAAGAACTAGTTTGGCAAATGACCAATATTTATCGGATAGATATCCAAGACGAGAATTTCCCCTTGAGGAAAGTGAAGAACCATTTACAATCACCTATTCTCCAGAGGTGTCACAATCTCTTAGTGAAATTTTAGAGCGCTTAATTGAATTGAAGCTACCATACCAGGATACAGTTTGGCAGTATTTTGGCTCAGATAAAGAAAGTAATGTTATCTTACGTCAACGTTTTCAGTTGCTTCGTAGAGTAGATTCTAGTAATGCTGCTTTTGGAAAAAGTTTGGAAAATATCAAGAATAAGTTAGAGTTATTTCAAAAAGATATTTTGAATTTACAAAATGAAACTCTTACACAGGTTAAAAAATATTTTTACTCTAAAGTAAATGAAGATTACGCTGAAGACTTTACAGATTCTGAAGAAGGATTTGATTTTGGTAGTGATTTGGAAGAGTATGAAATCGACTTAAACAAATCTCAACGTGATCGTATCAGATTAATTGATGAAAAACTTTCGGAACAGACACTTACTCCATTATTAACAGAAATGTTGGAAGATACAAGTAATGACATTCAAAGTTTAGATGAAATTCTTGAACAATGGGGAATTACTTCAAAACAAGATGAGAAGCAAAAGATAATTATTGACCAAATTAAAGAAATCATTTCTAAGGGTGAAAAAGTATTGATTTTTTCAGAGTTTTCGGATACTGTGGAAAATTACTTCCAAGAAATGATAGCAGATAAAGCGATTTTAGAAGCTGGTATAGGTATGATTCATGGCAGTACTAACCGTATTAACCATGGCGAAAGTACCAAAAAGGAAGTTTTGGGGCGATTTTCCCCTATTTCTAAATCATATGAACTTTTTGATAAAAAGGAAATTTCGATTCTAATAGGGACTGATGCTATTTCAACAGGACAAAATCTACAAGATGCTGATCATATTATGACTATTGAATTACCCTACAATCCAATGCGCTTGGAGCAGAGAATTGGGCGGATTGACAGACCAAAAATTAAGGGTGAAAATAAAATTTGCGTCTATGCTTTTCCTTCTGAAGAAATTATCAGTGCTGAATTAAAACTTTCAGAACGCTTTGAAAATAAAGCAAAAGGAGCGGCTACTGACACTGAAGGAGACTTCAAGTTACCCTTTGTTCATGAAGGAAGCTATAAAGGTCTTGTTGAAAGTTTATCTGAGAGTAACAGTGATGAGAAAAATATTCAAGATGAACTTTTAGCTTCTGTATCAGAGTTTGAAGCACGCGAACGTGTCCGCGATTTTTATGAAAAAATTGGAGATGATTTTACAAAAAATAGAGAGTTTCAGTTTTTCCCTTATTCCTTTAATCACAAAGAATCCTTATTATTGTTCCAAGTAGAATTCAATGATGTTAATGGTAAATTTATACAAAAAACAGCTCCTACTTTATGGAACATAGCTAGTGGGAATGAGTTAAGTTTTATGGAAGCCGAAAATAGAGTAAGAAAAATTTTGAAAAAGGATGCTTTTATTGAAGTTTCTGAAGCGACGAGTTTAATCAATGATTATAACAATAATCAGGTGGAAATTCTCAAGAAAATGGTTGAATACTATAATAAAGACTTAAAAACTGTAACAGAGTTAGAACAACAGCCGACTTATATTTTAGAGCTGAGGAAAACTTTGATGGACAATATGCTAGGGCATAGAAAAAACTTCTTAGACCAGAATATTAATGGAAAAGCCTTTTATAAGATTGTCCACTCGTTAGATCAAATGGGCTTTAACTCGGAACAACAGATGTTTTTGAGAAATTTAAAAGATAATGAAGGCAAATTAAGTACGTTCAAAATTAATGAAAACATCTGGAAGAATCTAGGTAGATTTATAGATGTATTCAGCGAATCTACTCATAATGCAGAAAATATTGTTTTAGAAAAAAACACAAATAATAGGGCTAATACTAAGCGTTCTACCTTAGAAGTGATAGCTGGGGTACTAAGCACAAATTGA
- a CDS encoding type II toxin-antitoxin system RelE/ParE family toxin produces the protein MEVYGETSKITKIIGDRRQLVKHYGKERALKIQQRLGEFSAAENLTQISYLPPARLHRLKGDRQYQFAVDIGANWRIIFEGYDEYDELSVEKSEIVTLSILGIEDYH, from the coding sequence ATGGAAGTTTATGGGGAAACAAGTAAAATAACAAAAATAATAGGTGACAGGCGTCAGCTTGTTAAACATTATGGTAAGGAGCGAGCTTTAAAAATTCAGCAACGTTTAGGTGAATTTAGTGCTGCTGAAAATTTAACACAGATTTCCTATTTGCCTCCAGCTCGTTTGCACCGACTAAAAGGAGATAGACAATATCAATTTGCCGTAGATATAGGTGCTAATTGGCGAATTATTTTCGAAGGTTATGACGAATATGATGAGCTGTCGGTTGAGAAATCTGAGATCGTCACCTTATCTATCCTTGGTATTGAAGATTACCATTAG
- a CDS encoding HigA family addiction module antitoxin, which translates to MLNKNNRIITPAVTSAADTLAELLAYHHINQGDFAERIGVSQKHVSDLLNRKKFLTADLAVRVEQVTGLSAEFLLRLDIAYKLAHHKENDSGHSDKFLQAYDWVV; encoded by the coding sequence ATGTTGAACAAAAACAATAGAATTATAACTCCGGCTGTGACGTCTGCCGCAGATACTTTGGCAGAACTTTTAGCTTACCACCATATCAATCAGGGTGATTTTGCTGAACGTATTGGTGTCTCTCAAAAACATGTATCTGATTTGCTGAATCGTAAAAAATTTCTTACGGCGGATCTGGCTGTTCGGGTGGAACAGGTGACAGGACTTTCGGCAGAGTTCCTACTTCGTTTGGACATTGCCTATAAGTTGGCCCACCACAAAGAAAATGACTCTGGTCACTCAGATAAGTTTTTGCAAGCCTATGATTGGGTCGTGTGA
- a CDS encoding master DNA invertase Mpi family serine-type recombinase produces the protein MIYGYIRVSTDKQTVENQRFEIEEFAKTRGMVVEEWTSEVISGTKKANERILGELLEQLKKGDILIISELSRLGRNLLQIMSLLNYLMEKEIILLTVKEGYELGNNINSKVLAFAFGLSAEIERNLISQRTKEALARKKAEGVILGRPKGLAEISTYKLYRYKTEVLEMRKTGLSFNKIARYYGVNRATVSKFIKRVGENNGIR, from the coding sequence ATGATTTATGGTTATATAAGGGTGAGTACAGATAAGCAAACTGTAGAAAATCAGAGATTTGAGATTGAAGAATTTGCAAAAACACGAGGAATGGTGGTTGAAGAGTGGACATCTGAGGTAATCAGTGGAACAAAGAAGGCAAATGAACGTATTTTAGGAGAATTACTTGAACAATTGAAAAAGGGAGACATCCTAATTATTAGTGAATTATCTAGATTGGGAAGAAATCTTTTGCAGATTATGTCTTTGTTAAACTATTTAATGGAAAAAGAAATCATTTTGTTAACTGTTAAAGAGGGTTACGAATTAGGAAATAATATTAATTCTAAAGTTTTAGCATTTGCCTTTGGCTTGTCTGCTGAAATAGAAAGGAACCTAATATCACAGCGTACAAAAGAAGCATTAGCTAGAAAGAAGGCAGAAGGGGTTATTTTAGGGAGGCCAAAAGGGCTAGCTGAAATTTCAACTTATAAACTGTATAGATATAAAACAGAAGTCTTAGAGATGAGAAAAACAGGCTTATCTTTTAATAAAATTGCTCGTTATTATGGTGTAAATAGAGCAACAGTCTCAAAATTTATTAAACGTGTAGGAGAGAATAATGGCATTAGATAA
- a CDS encoding TaqI-like C-terminal specificity domain-containing protein, translating to MILSPIEQSIKQKIEAVGTPLRDWDIRINRGILTGYNEAFIIDKKTRDELIKKDPKSAEIIRPILRGKDIKRYSYDFADKYLITTYNEYADDNGIVHPSIDIKDYPTIKEHLDYYWQQINKRQDKGDTPYNLRRCAYMDDFNKPKIVFSRISGNEPCFALDNASCMMNDTAYMILGDNLEYLLHKLCSPEYWFAFRRFYMGGGIEKEFKLDNLKNLPIPMPNSQELRLTSEERQLISLADNS from the coding sequence TTGATTTTATCGCCTATAGAGCAATCGATTAAGCAAAAAATTGAGGCAGTCGGAACACCATTAAGAGATTGGGATATTCGGATTAATCGTGGTATTCTTACGGGTTACAATGAAGCATTTATCATTGATAAAAAGACACGTGATGAATTAATTAAAAAAGATCCCAAATCTGCCGAAATTATACGACCGATTTTAAGGGGCAAGGATATCAAACGATACTCATATGATTTTGCAGATAAATATCTTATTACAACTTATAATGAATATGCAGATGATAATGGAATAGTTCATCCATCAATTGATATAAAAGATTATCCTACTATAAAAGAACATTTAGACTATTACTGGCAACAGATTAATAAACGTCAGGATAAAGGAGATACCCCATATAATCTAAGAAGATGTGCATATATGGACGATTTCAATAAGCCTAAAATTGTATTTTCAAGAATCTCGGGTAATGAGCCTTGTTTTGCACTTGATAATGCTAGTTGTATGATGAACGATACTGCGTATATGATTCTTGGTGATAATCTAGAATATTTATTACACAAACTATGCTCACCTGAATATTGGTTTGCTTTTCGGCGGTTTTATATGGGAGGTGGAATTGAAAAGGAATTCAAACTCGATAATCTTAAGAATTTACCGATTCCTATGCCAAATAGTCAGGAATTAAGATTAACAAGTGAGGAAAGGCAGCTTATAAGTTTAGCAGATAACTCATAA